The stretch of DNA ttttattttattttttagttctatataattttgtatacatttttatttcagttttaatagtaCACATCAACACTTaatgaaaagtttaaaatatattttataaaaatattaaatatatataaaaaaaaatattttatttcagtcagtgtttacttaaattaatgaaatatatatatatatatatatatatatatatatatatatatatatatatatatatatatatatatatatatatatatatatatatatatatatatatatattttttgttttagtttcagttaattaATAAGCCTGTGCGCACTTTAACAACACACTTGAGATATGCTTTACCATCCATCATTTTTAAAGTCAAaattaaaatctgaaaataattCTGTATTATCATGATCATAATAAATTGTAAAGCTTAATTAAtgcaaaatgtattaatgtacaaaaaaattaatgtattttccaGACTTACAAAGAggtcagtgcttttttttttaactataaggTGAGACTTCCAGAAGACACTTTAAAATTGAATGGAAAAATGTTTTGGCTGTTTTGTAgagaatatttcattaaatactttttttttttttgacctagAAAGAAAGCATTCTAAAATTTACAGGATGATTttaactaatataataaatagctaattaactaaataatttttactctaaggaaagaaggaaagaaaaaagcTTCTTAAATATGTTAAATGCATCAAAGTATCAATCCCCAAATTCAATTCATTTTCATTCAGTACAATAGGGTGGAATTGGAAGATGGGCGTGGGTTGATGGCTGCGTTGAAGGGGCGGGGCTGCTTGTGATTGGTggaattatattattaatctcCTCCCAGATGTTTGAGGTGCTCAGATGATGTAAATGTCACTTGGCAAAGTCATGGCTTCAGGTAACATGGTGCAGAGCAGATGAAGAGATTTGTTTGGCCCTCCTCTCATGGCCAATGACACCAGCAGCTGTCTCAGTGTGACAGGAGTTCAGGGCAGGTCAGGAGCAGTGGACACGGAGCAGATCTCACCTTTAGCTCAGAGCGAGACGCGGCCCGCTGAGCCTGGGCTGGCAGGTGGGCCGCATGTGGGTCAGCTGGTGCTTTATCTGCTCTGGCAGCCTCCAAACTGTAAATGACAAGCGGTAGCACTGCTGTGATCTAATGTCACGTACTGTACTGAATGTGTGAAATGCGCTTTCAGATTGTTCCAGCTACATTTGCAAGCTACCAATGAATGATTTAGATTTTACATGGTTGCAATTGACAGATGCTTCAGCATCACAGTCTTAAAATCAGGAATAAAATCTGAGAATaactatattataaattatattttatattctggcCCTTAacctaaaattatttattttttttctatatagaaaattaagtaaaaatatgcttaataccaaaaaaaaaaaaaagaaaaaagagagaggcaTAATTCAAAGACAAAACAtgattattttcttgttttaagcacaaACTGGcttaatttttatacattttccttCATGATTTCATGGATTTTTAAATATCTCTAATGGAAaacaatacaaattattatttttacagtaattCGAAGTAATACTGGAGAAACGCCAAAAACATTGGAAACCAAATAATATTGGATgcctttaacttttattttgcatggaCCTTTGTGCTTCATATACAGacatggaacaacatgagggtgagtaaatcacatcattttcatttttgggtaaactatcgcTTTTAGAGCCTGAGTAGATGAATGTAGAATATCATTATAGGTCAAGCTTGTTAGTTTTCTTAAAGAAAACCACAGGTGTTGCCAAGTATTCATGGAAACATGCTTAATCACTCTTCTCGAGCCCTGATGTGCACTTTTATCCCATACTTTAAGAAGTCAAATTCAGTATATTAAATAAGTTCCCACATTCAGGCCAAACGCACACACAAAGCAGCTGTCACTTCTCATTTGGTGGGTGTTTTCCAGCTGACTTGTTGTGATAGGGCTGGGTGCATCGACAGTGTGTTATGATGTGGACGAGCCTGCAGGccacagaaagagacagagagagttctAGGGAAAATATCAACAGGACACACAGTTATTCCTAAAAAACTGTATATCAGATGCTTCTCTATTGCTGCCTGCATGTCCCATACAAACCACTCATTCAAGAAGCTGTGAAAGAGTTCATCTCATGAAAACTCAACATCTATGGATCCTTAAAAGGGAACGAGAAGTTTTACAGTACATTAAGAAATGAGAAGGAACAATAAGAAAATATGAATTTGCCACCTAATTTTCATTACTTAAGATAAATAACTTACTAAAATTATGCCTGTTTTTAGGAATAACAACTTTCTTGCAACATAGTTTTTATTACCGTAAAGCAATAAATATTCTAGTTTATTTTTCAATGATgtgttaaactgatcaaaagtgacagaaaagacatttacaatTATATGCGTTACGTCCTGTGACGTAATTTGTACTGTTCTGGGGTCAGTCAAGAGTTTTTGTTTTCTCAGTTTTCCCTTTTCCCTTCTCTTCTTCCCTTTGGTCCAAAAAAACTAACATTACGAATTTATtctgcattgtcttctcttctgggtctgttgtgagtgcgttcatcatttttggaccaaaatgtattttcgatgcttcaacaaattctaaccgaccctctgatgtcacatggactgctttgatgatgtttttcttacctttctggacatggacagtataccgtacacacagcttcaatggagagactgagagctctcggactaaatctaaaatatcttaaactgtgttgcgaagataaacggaggtatcacgggtttggaacgacgtgagggtgaatcattaattacataattttcatttttggctgaactaaccctttaactgcttAACTTACCACAAAACAGGACGTTGGTTCCAGACAGGAAGACAAAAGGGTTATGGTCAGTGTAAACAACAAGAGGGGTACAACTACCTCCAACATAGACTTTAAAATGCCTGAGTGCCATTACTAATGCCAGAGCTTCCTTCTCGATTGTACTATATTTTTGTTGAGACTTCGAAAACTTCTTGGAAAAATAACAGACAGGATCCACTTGCGTCAACTTATAGTTTGAAAGGCAAAGACAAGTTAGGAGCTGATAAAATGGGACTATAACACAGAAGGTCTTTGGCAGAAACAAATGCATGGTCACAATCAGGACTCCACAAATTTCTTTGAAGTGCTAAGCATATCAGTGGGGTGTGACACAATTGTTGCAAATTTCTTACAAAATCCTCGATAGTACCCTGCCATTCCTAAAAATCTGCGTAACTGACGCTTGGTGCTGGGTGTAGGGAATTCAATCATAGCAGACACTTTTGCTTCAGTAGGATTGACATAACACTCACACTTGGCCAAATTGAGGGTTAACTGAGCATCCCTTAACCTTGTAAACAGTTTCTCCAAACTGCAGATGTGATCTTCACAGTCATCTGCATATTCCTCAGTTGTAATTATAAAGCGGGAACATAACATATgaaaatttctatttcaaatctgttgttctttagaattttctatttatcaaaatttttttaaataaaattgtgccacagtttccacacaaaaaaaatatgaagcatcacgacagcaaatcagtatatcagaatgatttctgaagatcatgtgactctgaaaactggaggaatgatgctgaaaatacagctgcacatcataAGAATAAATTATAAATCTTCCAAGGACAATTTCCTtgttgcatcaaaaaaaaaaaaaaaataataatatatatatatatatatatatatatatatatatatatatatatatatatatatatatatatatatatatatggtttttaaaatgttatgccaAAAATACTCATTTTTTAGTTACTTGTGATTTTTGAGATGTTTCTGGTACTTTCACCCGTAACATTTCTCAAAGTGACAATGTTCAAAAAGTTTACTTTTCACTCTAGATACTTTAGCTCTTGATATGCAGACACTTGATTATGTTTGTTTCAGACTAAAGTGCTCTGACAGgactgcattcacacacacacacacacacacacacacaatctctatcCATTGCATAATGACAGATGCACAATCTTAAAACCTtgaccatctctctctcacacacacacacacacacacacacagaggtcttACTGTGCAGGGCCGCTGGCCCGCGTCAGTCTGTGTTAGCATAAGAACAGCTTATTAAAGACAGAGAACATCACCACAGGCCAACCCTGAAGATGAAGGACTGAGTgaagaagacagagagagaactcAAAACTGTCATATCTGTCTGTGTCCGGCTGATGTACATGTATATTGCTCATGTTTACACAGCGAGATGAACATAAACGCTCTAAAAAAAAATGGAGCTGCAGCAACAAAACCTGTTGCTTAAGAAACTtaaaaattgctttaaaaattgcatatgcactgaaaaaaattagtaaattatgtcaaaatattatttatttattaaacattactgAACCAACCTAAATACAGCACTCTATACCTACACATTTTTTGTCGTTGTTGTTGAATTAGGTAAAAGCTGCAGGTTAACACATTTTACCagttattttatagtttaatgtTAGGTTTTAATTAGATGTTCAGtttttattacttaatttttttaattagattttaactAAACTAATACCAATACgtaaaataaattttactttatatatgtataaaatgtaaataattagtaTTAGTatgttgaaaaataataataataataataatctattattaagaattagttttatttaatataatgataCACTGCTTTTAACAGTGTGGAAAACTATTTTGCATTATCCTGAAAATCATCAAAGTGATTTccccatatactgtatatatatatatatatatatgtatgtataaataaataaatatatatatatatatatatatatatatacatataatattttttttttaacatgcataTCACTGGATGGGTCATTGAGCATAACAAATAATGAATCTGCTGCAATAATTCAAGTTGTGGCTTTTTATGTAGCTCAGGCTGATGGTGGTGAGGTCAGAATATCAACAACAAAGTGAGgttaaacatcaaataaaaatgatttagacaacaaaaacctatgttagcaTATAAAATCGTTTCTTTactgaaaaatgtaaattctgtcatcatttattcacatcGTTGCAAACCTATAGGactttactttcttctgtggaacactgaAAAGAAATATTCTTGGATTTTTCTGTCCACAcacttccacagaagaaagaagacCGCATATAATGAGCAAATGTTGACCGAAATGTAGATTTATGGGTACGCTATCGGTTTAAGTCCTATTGCTGTTGTTGTGGAAGCATTTCAGTATGTTTGTTAAGAGACCAGCAGTCTGACTGTACATAAAAACAGACCGCCGAGCCCAGCGACAGCTGCAACAGCGATGGCCCTGATGACCAGGAACTCCATGGAGTCCTCGAGCTTGGTGTGCAGCCGCAGCACCTGTCTGTGAGTGTCCTCACGAGAGCCCGAGTTCTCGATCACATGACTGGCGAGTCCTCGCTTCTCTTTGAGGGGCATCTGAGCGCCGATCCTCTGCTCGGCCTCCTCCTGACCCAAACCGTCCCTCTGCATGAGACGGGACAGCTGCGTCGCTGGGTCACTGCCCAAATACAGACACATGAGCTGAAGAGACCAGgcttattactgttaaattagttaaaaccGTTAAGTGTAATGAGAGaccaaaattaaatattacaaaaaagttaaataaatattacattaaagaaaaaaaaaagtcctgaaaagctgaatttaaaataaaactgaaaataaactgtaaataaataataaaatttttaaagaaGTGATAAAAGAAActtaataaataatgctaaaataacactgaaagaccctttatttgctttaaaaactaCAGTATCACACAACCCAGTCTGACTTATACAGTATTTATGAAAACAAggaaaatgaaagagagaaaaaacatcATACCAGTAAACGACAACCGCGTGTGTTAGGAAACGAGTGAGGCGTCGTGTTTCGAAAAGCAGCGGCACATCCAAAACCACATATCTGTAGCCTAAAGATCAACCAGCAATAAACATTAGTTCAGGAGATTTTGCTACACTTTTATCATTCTATGTTTGATTGTATGCATGTGTGAGTATACCTTTAAGGAAGTACAACAGTATTTGTTTGAACATTTCTTTATGTATTTCTGGGTGTGTGATGGAGTTGAGAAGTTTTCGTTTCTCGGGGCTGGAGAAGATGATCTGCCCCAGTTTCTGTCTGTCAATCTCGCCATTGTCTAACAAAATTTCACGTCCAAAATGCTGCACGATCAGTCTGTACGCTGGGCTTTGGGGCTCCACCACTGATACACAAAGAAAAATCACACAATTAAAGCactgattaaataaatcaatttatattaaacaaataatataattaaatcaatatttttttattattattttaaaataattatatctaaacatgtatataaaatattttataaaatatgaattaatacaaactatattatttttaccaattttaaataatttaggtttatgtgtgtgtacaattttttcaataaaaaaatctttatttttattattcaattaaataaaaatctatacacattataattacatttatatattgatttaatatttaagcTAGAAAAAATGAATCTAGAATACACACTTACTAAAGTTAGTTAAGTTTTTACAATTAAATGGTAttgaatttttttacattaatttgttatcttaaaaaaaaaatctaaatttttttaaatgctttacgTTAATTTTCTACAAGCTGcctacctttttttcttttctttttttttttcaaaacacaaaatcCTATGAATTActttacaaaataatgttataatacaCTAAGGACTAACAAGCACTAAACACCTTTCCGGGCCACCACATCTGCATCGATGACAGGACAGCCCAGTTCTTTCAGCTGAGAAGACACTGTGCTCTTCCCTGAGGCAATGCCTCCAGTTAACCCCACAAGAAACATGCTGAAACACAAAAATCATAGTTATTTACCCTCTAACATCTAATTATACAGTATGTGGCTGATGAATGTTGGTCGTTGGCGCCTTCTAGCGGCCTCTACTGGAACTTCAATTAAAATTCGGgctcataaatatgtaaatacacgAGTAATCGGTAACCTAGATTCAAACAACATTTCTAATTCCAATAATGACTTGCATAATGATAGATGTCTTGTTATGTTTAACACATTAAGTGGTAAAACTCAAGTTACATTTTGCTTGGGTTAAAATTCACCCATACCACAACGATAATCTGACTAATGACGTTAATAAACAGCactgacatttaaaaatgttaaaaatatacagAAGACGCACACTTACCCAACAGCAATGACCTACTTCATAAACTGGAAACAGAGATTATAGACGCGTTTCTGCATAGATATACAAAAAAACAGAGGCGAAtttcaaaacacaatatgctAGTTAATAGCAAGTATCTAAAGGGTCTGACGGCTCTATaataatgctatataaatataatccCATTATTTGTGTTCATAACATTGACCTGTGCGCTTTGAACGTAAGGTCTCTCTTCCTCTACTTCCTTTGTAAACAAATTCAACGCATCAAACAAGCGCCGCCACGCGGACTGGAGCGCAACGACAACCCTGTTTTGAAATACATGACGATTTTATAAAGGAGGATAAGATTCTGCACGT from Carassius carassius chromosome 35, fCarCar2.1, whole genome shotgun sequence encodes:
- the dcakd gene encoding dephospho-CoA kinase domain-containing protein, with product MFLVGLTGGIASGKSTVSSQLKELGCPVIDADVVARKVVEPQSPAYRLIVQHFGREILLDNGEIDRQKLGQIIFSSPEKRKLLNSITHPEIHKEMFKQILLYFLKGYRYVVLDVPLLFETRRLTRFLTHAVVVYCDPATQLSRLMQRDGLGQEEAEQRIGAQMPLKEKRGLASHVIENSGSREDTHRQVLRLHTKLEDSMEFLVIRAIAVAAVAGLGGLFLCTVRLLVS